A single genomic interval of Lucilia cuprina isolate Lc7/37 chromosome 2, ASM2204524v1, whole genome shotgun sequence harbors:
- the LOC124420983 gene encoding uncharacterized protein LOC124420983, producing MCINALNILKSNKIGSRVIDSYKITKNLTEEQRSMVINIIARYFDENIPEEGGQIIAQSLFHDNLSADEHESAWCACSNYRLQQIFKRGNLCEIFKICPQYKNPNGFKFIDKDFAFIYESHDSILSWGSEKMMKLYNFEKINNFFIYLNGSLLPISNFLRSLDLYFKIFHLFNLEYPKACESVWSFIEIYFYALNSRCKKNNPKVSIILEDLKENDN from the exons ATGTG CATTAATGcattgaacattttaaaatcaaataaaattggaaGTCGAGTAATTGATTCATATAAGATCACTAAAAATCTTACTGAAGAACAAAGATCAAtggtaattaatataattgctCGTTACTTTGACGAAAACA TTCCAGAAGAAGGAGGACAAATTATAGCTCAAAGTCTTTTTCACGACAACCTCTCTGCAGATGAACACGAGTCAGCATGGTGTGCATGCAGCAACTATAGACTCCAACAAATTTTCAAGCGCGGTAACCTTTgtgagatttttaaaatttgcccCCAATACAAAAACCCAAACGGATTCAAATTT ATTGATAAAGACTTTGCTTTTATTTATGAATCTCATGATTCCATTCTAAGCTGGGGAAGTGAAAAAATGATGAAATTGTAT aatttcgaaaaaatcaataatttttttatttacttaaatggTAGTTTATTGccaatttctaattttttaagaTCTTTAGATTTGtacttcaaaatttttcatttgtttaatttagaaTATCCCAAAGCTTGTGAATCGGTTTGGTCCTTTatcgaaatttatttttatgctttaaactcaagatgtaaaaaaaacaatccaAAAGTTAGCATTATTTTAGAAGACTTGAAAGAAAATGATAATTag